In Deltaproteobacteria bacterium, the sequence CACGTAGACGTCGGTCTGGATCGCCTCGAGCAGGTGCCCGAGGTGGATCGAGCCGTTGGCGTAGGGCAACGCCGCGGTCACGAGTACTTGCTTGGCCATCGCGACAGCGCTTGTCGCATGGGGCCCTGCGCCAGGCAACCGCGCCGCCTTGGTGGGTCGATGCCGCGACAGCGCGCTAGCGCCGGCGCACGGCGTCGGGATCGATGGCGTAGGGCACCGTCGGTCGCGCGTGCGAGCTCGCGACCTGCACCGCCTGCACGATCTCGGGCGGCGGGACGCTCGGCCCCACCATCGCCTCGAGCCGTCGCACCAGCGCCGCCGCCGTCGCGCAGCGCCGCTCCATCGCGCCGGCGACCTCTTCGACCTGGCCCGACAGGCCCGCGACCAGCTCGGGCAGCACGTCGACGGCCGCGTAGCGCAGGCGTCGGGGCGCCTGCAGCAGCGGCATGAACTCACCGGGCGCCTGGGTCGCGATCGCGGTCTTCGACTCGTGCACCTTCACGGTCTTGATCGCCAGGGTGTAGCCCTTCTGCACCCGACAGTAGGCCAGGTAGGCCATCTCGATGGTGCGCTTGCCGTCGCGATCGTAGGTGACGTTCTCGGACAGCGGCCGCGGGTGCACGTAGTCGAGGCCGATCATGAGCTGGCCGAGCAGCGCGTCGACCCGACCGATGAGCGCGTTGAGCTGCTCGGACCCGTCGTTGAGGCGGCGCGCCGCCTGGCCCAGTGCGAACAGCTCCTGTGTGATCGCCATGCACGCCTCCTTCGTCAGGGCCCGTCAGGGCCGTGCGGTCTCGGCCGGTCAGGGCCGCGTGGGTGGTCTCGTCGTCGGGATCGTTGCGCGACCCGGTCAGGGGTTCGCTCGGATCGGCGTGCGGGCAGGCTCCCTTCCGGGACCCGAGATCGCACGCCCGTTCGCGACAGCGCTCTAGCCTAGCGCCGGGGAGGGACACCGGCAACGCGCAGTTGCTTCCGCCGCGCTCACTCCCAGCGGATGCCCTGCGCCAGCGGCAGCGCGTCGCTGCCGTTGACCGTGCAGGTCTGGCGCCGCATGTACGCCTTCCAGGCGTCGGAGCCCGACTCGCGCCCACCACCGGTGGCCTTCTCGCCACCGAACGCGCCACCGATCTCTGCACCGGAGGTGCCGAGGTTCACGTTCGCGATGCCGCAATCGCTGCCCTCGGGACTCCAGAAGCGCTCGGCCGCCCGCAGGCTGTCGCTGAACAGCGCCGACGACAGGCCCTGCTCGACCTGGTTCTGCCAGGTGATCGCGAGATCGAGGCGGTCGTCGGGGAAGCTGCGGATGTAGAGGATCGGCGCGAAGGTCTCCTCGTCCATCACGGGGAACGGTCGATCGGCCGGCGCCCGCACCAGCGTGGGCTCGACGTAGTGGCCGGGACCGGGCCGCACGTTGCCGCCCGCGAGGATCTCGCCGCCCTCGCGACGGATCCGCGCGATGGTGTCGACGAAGCCCTGCTTGGCGCCGGCGTCGATGAGCGGCCCGACCATGTGCTTCGGATCGCGCGGATCACCGATGCGATCGCCGAGCTGACGGTAGGCGGCGACGAGTCGACGCACGAGCTCGGCGTCGATGCTCTGCGCGAGGAACAGCCGCCGCGTGCTGGTGCAGCGCTGCCCCGCGGTGCCGGCGGCACCGAAGGCGATGGCCCGCGCCGCCAGCTCGAGGTTGGCGGTCGCGTCGACGATGATCGCGTTGTTGCCCCCGAGCTCGAGCAGCGAGCGACCGAGGCGGGCGGCGACCACCGGGCCGACCTTGCGGCCCATCGCACACGAGCCGGTCGCGCTCACCAGCGGCAGCCGCGGATCGGCGACCAGCGCGGTCGCGACGTCGGCGTCACCGCCGATGACGAGCTGCATCGCGTCGCCGTGGCCGGCCGCGGCCAGCACCGGCTGCAGCAGGCGATGGGTCGCGATCGCCGACAGCGGCGCCTTGAGGCTGGGCTTCCACACCACCGGGTCGCCGCAGATGAACGCCAGCGCGGCGTTCCACGACCACACCGCGACCGGGAAGTTGAACGCGCTGATGCACAGCACCGGCCCGAGCGGAAGCCACTGCTCGAACATGCGGTGACCGGCGCGCTCGGACATCAGCGTGCGACCGCCGATCGAGCGCGACATGCCGGCCGCGAAGTCGCAGATGTCGATCATCTCCTGGACCTCGCCGCGGGCCTCCTCGATGCCCTTGCCGACCTCGGCGGTGACCAGACGCGCCAGCGGCTCCTTGCGCGCCCGCAGCAGGTCGCCCATCTGCCGCACCAGCTCGCCACGCTTGGGGCCCGGCACCACGCGCAGGGCCTCGAAGGCCTTCACCGATCGCGCGACCGCGGCGTCGGCCTCGGCGCGCTCACACAGCGACAGCTCCGCGAGGAGGTTGCCGTTCGAGGGATCCTGGACCTTCAGGCCTGCGCCGGGCTCGGGCGCGGCCACGCCGAGCTGCTCGAAGATGTCGCGGATTTCGGGGTGGATTGCGGTGCTGCTCATGGGGCTCTCGCCCGCGCTCGAGCGCGGACCGGGGCGGAGCGTAAGCCCGATGGCGGGGCGATGCCAGACGCCCGGGGGGTGTGATTCCCCGCGCGGCTAGAAGTCGATGTTGTCCTCGAAGCTCGGATCCACGCGGTTGGTGCCGCGGGGGAGCTCGCCTTCGTAGAGCAGCGCGTACGTGGCGTAGATCTCGGTCACGCGCTTGGCGTAGCGGTAGCTCTCGCGGAAGGGAATCTCCTCGACGAAGGCGTCGAGCTCGAGCGGCGCGGGGCCCTGCGACTTGGCAGCGAGCCAGCGCGCGACGTTGCTGGGGCCGCCGTTGTAGCTGGCGTAGGCCATCGGTGCCTGGCCGTGGAACTTCGCCAGCAGCTCCGCCACGTAGTACGCCGACAGGTGCGCGTTGGTGTCGATGTCGAACAGCCGATCGCTGTCGAAGAAGTGCCCCTCATCGGTCTCGCCCAGCCGCTCGGCCAGCTGGTGGGCGGTCCACGGCATGATCTGCAGCGCGCCGCGGGCACCGACCGGCGACACCACGTGGGGCCGGAAGCGCGACTCGGTGTACATCAGCGCCCACAGGTGCTTGGGATCGATCTTGCGCAGCCGAGCCTCGCGCTCGATGGCGGGTCGGAACGCGCGCACGGTCCAGCGCGAGCGCAGCGGCGCGTCCTTCGGCGTGCTCAGCTTCACGTAGAGGTGCGGCTCCTGCATCGCGAACGCGACCTCGCGCAGGCCCTCGCGGAGATCCTCGACGACTTCTTTGTCGCGCAGCTGCTTGCGGCCGGCCTTGGTCGGGGCCACCCGCGGGAACTTCCAGTTGGCCTTCCAGCCCAGCCCGACCAGCACGTCCTCGCTGCGCACGCCGCCGGCCTTCTTGCCGCGGGTGGTGTAGGCCTGCACGGTCACACGGAGCTCGCGACGGGCCTCGTCATTGTAGCCGGCGCGGTACAGCTGCTGCGCGCGCTCGATCGAGGGCCACGCGTCGCCGTAGCTGGCCGCGAGGCGATCGAGGATCGACTGCGCGTCGCCGCGGCCCGGCGGATCGAGCTCCTCGGCGACCGGCGCGAGCTTGGGCAAGGGCGGCAGCTCGGCGCCGGCGTCCTGCAGCCGTTGGCGCGCGAGCACGCCGTAGTAGTCGAGCGCATCCGCGGCCGCGATCGCCCGCAGCGTGCGCTCGCCCTCGGCCTTCGCGATCGCGTCGTCGCTGCGCAGCTGCAGCTTGCCGCGGAAGTAGCGGGCCCGCCGGCCGGCCTCGCCGCGGTACTTCTTCTCGTAGGCCTGCAACGCCGCGATCGCGGCCGGCTCGTCGCCCAGGCGATAGGCCAGCCACGCGTGCAGCCACGCCCGCTCCTCGCCGTGGGCCTTGCCGTCCTTCTCGTAGCTGGCGAGCAGCGCACGGGCGCGCTCGTACTTGCCGCCGCGCACCGCGAGATCGAGCGCCTCCCAGTGGATCGCGGCGCGATACTGCTTCTTCTTGCCCTTCTTCGTCTTCAGATCGGCCAGCACGAGGTCGATCGCCTCGTCGTAGAAGGCGCCCTTCTCGAGGCACTTGAGCAGGTCGTCCTTCACCGCGAGGCTGCCCGAGGCGGCGTAGGCCTTGCGCAGGTCCGCGGCGCAGGTGCCGAAGTCGCGTTGCTTGGCCGCGGTCACCGAGCGGGCGTGCTCGGCCTGGGTGCGGATCGAGCTCGGCGTGGCCGGGTCGGCGATGAGCTGCTCGAGGATCTCGCGCGAGACGTCGACCCGCTTGTTGCGGCGCGCCGCGGTCGCGCTGGTCAGCCGCTCGCTCCACGTCAGCGGTGCCAGCGGCTTGCCCGAGGCGGCGGCCATGCGCTCGAGCTCGGCCCACGCCGCGATGCCCTCGGGCTCGCCGTTGCGCTCGATCGCGATGTTGCGCAGCTCGGCGGTGGCGTCCTTGGTTGCGCCGGCCCGCGCCAGCGCGCGGGCGTGCTCGAGCCACAGGAGCCCGCGCTCGGGGTGGTGTGGGTACTCCTGCAGCACCTCCTGCAGCGCGCTCGCGGCCCGACGTGCCGCGCCGGCGCCCCCACCCTGCTCGGCCATCATCTGCGCCCGCAGCACCCGCAGCTGCGCGAAGTTGCGGAGCTGCTCGAACTTCTCGAGCCTGCGCAGGCGCCCGATGCCGTCGTCGAGCGCTGCATCCGCCTTGGCGGTGTCGACCGCGTCGGTGCGCGCGTACGCCAGCTCGGCCTGGGCCAGCTCGACCGCGAGGACGTCGGGTGGAAAGTGCCTCGCGATCTGCTTGTGCTCGGCCCGCGGACGCAGCGCCGCGATCGCGGCCTCGGGTCGACCGGCGAGGCGATGGGCGCGACCGACGATGGCGCCGGCGGCAAACCACTCGGGGCTACCCGGAGCGGGCGCGAGGCCTTCGACGATCGCGATCGCGCGGGCGGTGTCCTGGGCGGCCAGCGCGGTCGCAGCCCCCGACAGACCCGCGAGCACCGGAACTGCCGCGACCGGACGCGTCGTCGCGGCGGTGGCGACCTCGGCCACCGCGGTCGGCACCGCGTCGGCGTCGGCCTCGAACGCCGCGTCGGTGTCGTTGGCGCCTTGCTCGGCCGGCACCGACGCATCCGCGGACGGATGCGTGAGCAGCAGCGCCGTCAACGACAGCAGACCCAGGGATGCAAGCCATGCCCGCGTACGCATCGCGAACTCCAAACCCCAGAGTCACACGGTAGCATGCGATTCCCAAATTGCTCGCGCCGAGCGCGGAGCTCCCCCTGGTGTGGATCGCGGGCTGCGTCGCGCAGCGGCGCCAGAGCCGGGCGCAACCGCCCCCGTTGCGGCGTCGCGCATCACCCGTCCGCGGGCGGGCCACTGCCGACGCGCCGCGGTGTCAGGCGGCGGCGCCGATGCGGGCCAGCCGGTCGCGCATCCACCCCGCCTCGTCGAACAGGTCGAGCGCCTCGAACGCCCGCAGCACCGCGCGGTGCTGCACGATGGGGTCGAGCCCGGTGGCGCGCTGCAGCTTGCACAGGCACACCGGGCACAGCCACGGCGGCAGCGCGTCGAGCTCCGCGAGATCGGCGACGCCGTTGCACAGGCAGCGGTAGTACTGGCAGTGCGCGAGCCCGAACAGGTGCGCGACCTCGTGGGCGACCACGCGCAGGCTGCGACGCAGCACGGTGCCGGCGAGGTCGGCGGGCGCTGGGCCGCCGTGGTAGCTGGGATCGAAGCGCGCGAACCCGGCGACCCCGATGCGCTCGGTGAAGGTCGAGTAGCCGAACGCGAACTGCTGCTCCGGCCACACGAAGAGATCGACGGTGACGAGCGCCAGCACGCCGTAGGCCTGCGCGGGCAGCCGCGCGCCGACGTGTTCGATCAGCGCCAGCGCACTGGTCTGGCGCGCGCGTCGGTGCACGCGCGTCGGTAGCTCCTCGGGCAGCGGCGCGGCCGGCAGCACCTCGGTCGCGAGCCCGAAGGTCGCCTCGACGAAGCGCGCCACCGCCAACAGCTCGGGCGCGCGCACCAGCCCCACGAAGCCCTCGTCGGCGATCACATCGAACGGGAAGTGGCCGAGCGGCATCAGCACGATGCGATCGCGGGGCGGCGCGGGCACGTTGGGCCGCGTCGCGAGGTACTGCGCGACGTCCTGTGCGGGCTCGGGCCGCAGCACGCGCCAGCTGCCGGCGGCCGCCGGGGGCAGCGGCTCGAAGCCGCTGCGGTCCGTGAAGCAGCGTCGCGTCGCGGCATCGAGGCCCGTGAGGTCGCCCACCGGATCAACCTCGCCCGGCGGCGCGGGCGGACGGGGACGCGACGGCCGGCCCGGCGGCGCGGTCGCATCGCCCACGCCGCAGCCGACCAGGCCTGCGACCAGGGACGTCATCGCGCGGCGTCGGGTCCACGGCATGCGGGGCGCCTG encodes:
- a CDS encoding aldehyde dehydrogenase family protein; amino-acid sequence: MSSTAIHPEIRDIFEQLGVAAPEPGAGLKVQDPSNGNLLAELSLCERAEADAAVARSVKAFEALRVVPGPKRGELVRQMGDLLRARKEPLARLVTAEVGKGIEEARGEVQEMIDICDFAAGMSRSIGGRTLMSERAGHRMFEQWLPLGPVLCISAFNFPVAVWSWNAALAFICGDPVVWKPSLKAPLSAIATHRLLQPVLAAAGHGDAMQLVIGGDADVATALVADPRLPLVSATGSCAMGRKVGPVVAARLGRSLLELGGNNAIIVDATANLELAARAIAFGAAGTAGQRCTSTRRLFLAQSIDAELVRRLVAAYRQLGDRIGDPRDPKHMVGPLIDAGAKQGFVDTIARIRREGGEILAGGNVRPGPGHYVEPTLVRAPADRPFPVMDEETFAPILYIRSFPDDRLDLAITWQNQVEQGLSSALFSDSLRAAERFWSPEGSDCGIANVNLGTSGAEIGGAFGGEKATGGGRESGSDAWKAYMRRQTCTVNGSDALPLAQGIRWE
- a CDS encoding lytic transglycosylase domain-containing protein produces the protein MRTRAWLASLGLLSLTALLLTHPSADASVPAEQGANDTDAAFEADADAVPTAVAEVATAATTRPVAAVPVLAGLSGAATALAAQDTARAIAIVEGLAPAPGSPEWFAAGAIVGRAHRLAGRPEAAIAALRPRAEHKQIARHFPPDVLAVELAQAELAYARTDAVDTAKADAALDDGIGRLRRLEKFEQLRNFAQLRVLRAQMMAEQGGGAGAARRAASALQEVLQEYPHHPERGLLWLEHARALARAGATKDATAELRNIAIERNGEPEGIAAWAELERMAAASGKPLAPLTWSERLTSATAARRNKRVDVSREILEQLIADPATPSSIRTQAEHARSVTAAKQRDFGTCAADLRKAYAASGSLAVKDDLLKCLEKGAFYDEAIDLVLADLKTKKGKKKQYRAAIHWEALDLAVRGGKYERARALLASYEKDGKAHGEERAWLHAWLAYRLGDEPAAIAALQAYEKKYRGEAGRRARYFRGKLQLRSDDAIAKAEGERTLRAIAAADALDYYGVLARQRLQDAGAELPPLPKLAPVAEELDPPGRGDAQSILDRLAASYGDAWPSIERAQQLYRAGYNDEARRELRVTVQAYTTRGKKAGGVRSEDVLVGLGWKANWKFPRVAPTKAGRKQLRDKEVVEDLREGLREVAFAMQEPHLYVKLSTPKDAPLRSRWTVRAFRPAIEREARLRKIDPKHLWALMYTESRFRPHVVSPVGARGALQIMPWTAHQLAERLGETDEGHFFDSDRLFDIDTNAHLSAYYVAELLAKFHGQAPMAYASYNGGPSNVARWLAAKSQGPAPLELDAFVEEIPFRESYRYAKRVTEIYATYALLYEGELPRGTNRVDPSFEDNIDF